A section of the Kribbella sp. HUAS MG21 genome encodes:
- a CDS encoding GNAT family protein, with protein MELSGQLTVLREFRTSDLDDYLAIAGDDRVTTWMAFDSYDRAKAEQNLSGIVARSARDDRPDYMLAVTRPDEDRVIGFARIAPSGPWAAKLGYAIGADHWGRGYATDAARALLRFAFGTLERHRVTAAIGPENEASIAVVKRLGFTYEGHLRDHVFTNGNWRDSVLYSLLEDEYSPAGHSGP; from the coding sequence ATGGAGCTCAGCGGACAGCTGACAGTACTGCGGGAATTCCGGACCTCCGACCTCGACGACTACCTCGCCATCGCCGGCGACGACCGGGTGACGACCTGGATGGCCTTCGACAGCTACGACCGCGCGAAGGCCGAGCAGAACCTGTCCGGCATCGTCGCGCGGTCGGCGCGCGACGACCGGCCCGACTACATGCTCGCGGTCACCCGGCCGGACGAGGACCGGGTGATCGGCTTCGCCCGGATCGCGCCGAGCGGGCCCTGGGCCGCGAAGCTCGGCTACGCGATCGGCGCCGACCACTGGGGCCGCGGGTACGCGACGGACGCGGCCCGGGCACTGCTGCGGTTCGCGTTCGGCACCCTCGAGCGGCACCGGGTGACCGCCGCGATCGGCCCCGAGAACGAGGCCTCGATCGCAGTCGTCAAGCGCCTCGGCTTCACCTACGAGGGGCACCTGCGCGACCACGTCTTCACCAACGGCAACTGGCGCGACTCGGTGCTCTACTCCCTCCTCGAAGACGAATATTCACCGGCAGGTCACTCCGGGCCTTGA
- a CDS encoding PHP domain-containing protein, translating to MVTQQVPEWADPQVPEDALDPQGVSRRTLIRGAGLLGAGFAAAAATTQQAAASTEQQAAAGTAGSDPELVYLVGDHHVHSRYSHDAKYDFSQLAQRGAQYGLDWMAFTEHSNVGHADKGAAAEHTEVLKARAENPRMLIFQGLEWYIPAAEHGTLLVAPGPNDVALLQQFERAYDGKLTSRSADTPDNEQHAVKALQWLAAQKQAGYVDDVLVLANHPLRLGIDAPHELRAWRDSGVCIGMEGAPGAQGDADPAWVAYRGATRAQRGEYVNAPGTGSYAGYPADAYRTYGGFDWATATVGGLWDSMLAEGRLFSITSNSDNHRTIWDTWKDGEFPAGQNFDSLGWKPSPTDSGVPQPGSDYWPGQFSRTHVGVTRYGYLEVMAALRAGRVWVDHGQLVDGIDVRLAPVGAAQRGVTLGGRLRVHRSQRLELRVTVTSATRPNYHGLLPKLAHVDVIRGAVTGPVADRDSWKAPDTRVVEQVDVRRKSGTYELSIPLGRAERSHYVRVRGSDGRRNGPGYLGSRIDPAGPVRHPDNDGDPWLDTWLYTNPIFVDVHG from the coding sequence ATGGTGACGCAACAGGTACCGGAGTGGGCCGATCCGCAGGTTCCGGAGGACGCACTGGATCCGCAAGGGGTGTCGCGGCGCACCCTGATCCGCGGCGCCGGGCTGCTCGGCGCAGGCTTCGCGGCAGCCGCCGCGACCACCCAGCAGGCAGCGGCGAGCACCGAGCAGCAGGCAGCGGCGGGTACGGCAGGCAGTGATCCGGAGCTGGTGTACCTGGTGGGCGACCACCACGTGCACAGCCGGTACAGCCACGACGCGAAGTACGACTTCAGCCAGCTCGCGCAGCGCGGAGCGCAGTACGGCCTGGACTGGATGGCGTTCACCGAGCACAGCAACGTCGGCCACGCGGACAAGGGCGCCGCGGCCGAGCACACCGAAGTACTGAAGGCGCGCGCGGAGAACCCGCGGATGCTGATCTTCCAGGGGCTGGAGTGGTACATCCCGGCGGCCGAGCACGGCACCCTGCTGGTTGCTCCCGGCCCGAACGACGTCGCGCTGCTCCAGCAGTTCGAGCGGGCGTACGACGGCAAGCTGACGAGCCGCTCCGCCGACACCCCGGACAACGAGCAGCACGCGGTCAAGGCCTTGCAGTGGCTGGCCGCGCAGAAGCAGGCCGGGTACGTCGACGACGTCCTGGTGCTCGCCAACCACCCGCTGCGGCTCGGTATCGACGCGCCGCACGAGCTGCGGGCCTGGCGGGACTCCGGGGTCTGCATCGGTATGGAAGGTGCGCCCGGCGCGCAGGGCGACGCCGACCCGGCCTGGGTCGCGTACCGCGGGGCGACGCGGGCGCAGCGCGGGGAGTACGTCAACGCACCAGGCACCGGCAGCTACGCCGGCTACCCCGCTGACGCGTACCGGACGTACGGCGGCTTCGACTGGGCCACTGCGACGGTCGGCGGGCTCTGGGACAGCATGCTGGCCGAGGGCCGGCTCTTCTCGATCACCTCCAACAGCGACAACCACCGGACCATCTGGGACACCTGGAAGGACGGCGAGTTCCCGGCGGGGCAGAACTTCGACAGCCTCGGCTGGAAGCCCTCGCCGACCGACTCCGGCGTACCGCAGCCCGGCAGCGACTACTGGCCAGGCCAGTTCAGCCGGACGCACGTCGGTGTCACCAGGTACGGGTACCTCGAGGTGATGGCCGCGCTGCGGGCCGGACGCGTCTGGGTCGACCACGGGCAGTTGGTGGACGGCATCGACGTACGGCTGGCACCAGTGGGTGCTGCGCAGCGCGGCGTGACGCTCGGTGGGCGGCTGCGCGTCCACAGGTCCCAGCGGCTCGAGCTGCGGGTCACCGTGACCAGCGCGACGCGGCCGAACTACCACGGCCTGCTGCCGAAGCTGGCACACGTCGACGTCATCCGCGGCGCAGTCACCGGCCCTGTCGCCGACCGCGACAGCTGGAAGGCCCCCGACACCCGGGTGGTCGAGCAGGTCGACGTACGGCGGAAGTCCGGGACGTACGAGCTCAGCATCCCGCTGGGGCGGGCGGAGCGGTCACACTACGTGCGCGTCCGCGGCAGCGACGGCCGGCGGAACGGGCCCGGCTACCTGGGCAGCCGGATCGACCCGGCGGGCCCGGTCCGGCACCCGGACAACGACGGCGACCCGTGGCTGGACACCTGGCTGTACACGAACCCGATCTTCGTGGACGTGCACGGGTGA
- a CDS encoding oxygenase MpaB family protein: MAATILSDQLNPLRDSLARMILTKVAGPDPHAERGRVHDTPGPRWFAPDRPIRRVHGDASMFAGGLRALLLQSLHPLAMAAVAAHSGYRGDPWGRLRRTSYFLAITTYGAIPDAEEAIAHVRAVHERVRGTSPDGVKYRASDPHLLKWVHVAEVDSFLAAHQRYGAHPLNAEEQDEYVADAALVAGKIGVIDPPTTVAEVQQLLRDYQPELRGTPEARQAARFMLVHPPVPWAARPAYGVLTAAAVGLLPWWTRLPLRLPYLPLAERTVVRAAGEGLTRTIRWALASPTLAETGAET, encoded by the coding sequence ATGGCCGCCACCATCCTGTCCGACCAGCTGAACCCGTTGCGGGACAGCCTGGCGCGGATGATCCTGACGAAGGTCGCGGGCCCGGATCCGCACGCTGAGCGCGGGCGGGTGCACGACACCCCCGGGCCGCGCTGGTTCGCGCCGGACCGGCCGATCCGGCGGGTGCACGGTGACGCGTCGATGTTCGCCGGGGGACTGCGGGCGTTGTTGCTGCAGTCGCTGCACCCGCTGGCGATGGCTGCGGTGGCGGCGCACTCCGGGTACCGGGGCGACCCGTGGGGACGGCTGCGGCGGACCAGCTACTTCCTGGCGATCACGACGTACGGCGCGATTCCGGACGCCGAGGAGGCGATCGCACACGTCAGGGCGGTGCACGAGCGCGTTCGCGGGACCAGTCCGGACGGGGTGAAGTACCGGGCGTCGGACCCGCACCTGCTGAAGTGGGTGCACGTGGCGGAGGTGGACAGCTTCCTCGCCGCACACCAGCGGTACGGCGCGCACCCGCTGAACGCCGAGGAGCAGGACGAGTACGTCGCGGACGCCGCGCTGGTGGCGGGCAAGATCGGGGTGATCGACCCACCCACCACGGTCGCTGAGGTGCAGCAGCTACTGCGGGACTACCAGCCGGAGCTCCGCGGTACGCCGGAAGCGCGTCAGGCGGCAAGGTTCATGCTGGTGCATCCGCCGGTGCCGTGGGCCGCCAGGCCCGCGTACGGCGTGCTGACTGCCGCTGCGGTCGGGCTGCTGCCGTGGTGGACCAGGCTGCCCCTGCGGCTTCCGTACCTCCCGCTGGCGGAGCGGACCGTCGTACGAGCGGCCGGCGAGGGGCTCACCAGGACGATCCGCTGGGCCTTGGCGTCGCCAACATTGGCGGAAACCGGCGCGGAGACATGA
- a CDS encoding ROK family transcriptional regulator yields MLTRILTQGPIPRVEIARRTGLSQAAVTKAVAPLIETGFVTDQAPPADGDSQVGIGRPVSPLTVVPSSVSVIGVKVTPTGLIGVATDFTAGILEVRHDPLDGTDPDLVIERLADHVKALIAALKSGAAVAGPIAGIGVAVSGDVDAAHGLVRDSPLMGWRGVPVAELLGKRVRLPIVVSNDVRALTVAEHWFGVGVDADSFAVVTIGSGIGCGLYINGEVVSGAYGVSGELGHLPLAPGDLVCTCGRRGCVETVASSDAILARTRETTGRADLDLDGAVDLAHEGNKHAREAFDRAGEVIGSALAAMVNLVGPELVVIAGEGVAEYDLYEERMRRAFAEHAFGAAGDCRLMLRSHTFDDWARGAAATVLRSYVRGEPPLSR; encoded by the coding sequence GTGCTGACCAGGATCCTGACCCAGGGCCCGATCCCGCGGGTGGAGATCGCGCGGCGCACCGGGCTGTCCCAGGCGGCCGTGACGAAGGCGGTCGCGCCGCTGATCGAGACCGGGTTCGTGACCGACCAGGCGCCGCCGGCCGACGGCGACAGCCAGGTCGGCATCGGGCGGCCGGTCAGCCCGCTGACCGTCGTACCGAGCAGCGTCTCGGTGATCGGGGTCAAGGTGACACCCACCGGCCTGATCGGGGTCGCCACGGACTTCACCGCCGGGATCCTCGAGGTCCGGCACGACCCGCTGGACGGCACCGACCCGGACCTGGTGATCGAGCGGCTCGCCGACCACGTGAAGGCGCTGATCGCCGCACTGAAGTCCGGTGCCGCGGTGGCCGGCCCGATCGCCGGGATCGGGGTCGCGGTGTCCGGGGACGTCGACGCCGCGCACGGCCTCGTCCGCGACTCGCCGCTGATGGGCTGGCGTGGGGTCCCGGTCGCGGAGCTGCTCGGCAAGCGGGTCCGGCTGCCGATCGTGGTGTCGAACGACGTCCGGGCGCTGACCGTCGCCGAGCACTGGTTCGGGGTCGGCGTGGACGCGGACTCGTTCGCCGTGGTGACCATCGGCTCCGGCATCGGCTGCGGGCTGTACATCAACGGCGAGGTGGTCTCCGGCGCGTACGGCGTCTCGGGCGAGCTCGGCCATCTGCCGCTCGCGCCGGGCGACCTGGTCTGCACCTGCGGCCGGCGGGGCTGCGTGGAGACCGTCGCGTCGTCGGACGCGATCCTGGCACGGACGCGGGAGACGACCGGGCGGGCGGACCTGGACCTGGACGGCGCGGTCGACCTGGCGCACGAGGGCAACAAGCACGCGCGGGAGGCGTTCGACCGGGCAGGGGAGGTGATCGGGTCCGCGCTGGCCGCGATGGTGAACCTGGTCGGGCCCGAGCTGGTGGTGATCGCGGGCGAGGGCGTCGCGGAGTACGACCTGTACGAGGAGCGGATGCGCCGGGCCTTCGCGGAGCACGCGTTCGGCGCGGCCGGCGACTGCCGCCTGATGCTCCGCTCCCACACCTTCGACGACTGGGCCCGCGGCGCCGCCGCCACCGTGCTCCGCTCCTACGTCCGCGGCGAACCGCCACTGTCCCGTTGA
- a CDS encoding ParA family protein: MIIVTAALKGGVGKTTTSVYLAALASSNRRTATLIDADPQGSAADWIAESEDDHLSRIEIAEAPTERLLSKAVDKVPPEGIGIVDMPPSHERMLNKALERARIVILPTRVGGVETPRVKAVLELVPDHVPVGLVICSARTYTRSYQEAMQQYAAENIPVWGTIPERVSITAGPTGPLAADGLESYKKVWRKILAAARS; the protein is encoded by the coding sequence ATGATCATCGTGACAGCTGCACTGAAGGGCGGGGTCGGTAAGACAACCACGTCGGTGTACTTGGCCGCGCTGGCATCTTCCAACCGTCGCACAGCCACTCTGATCGACGCCGATCCGCAGGGTAGCGCCGCGGACTGGATCGCGGAGTCCGAGGACGACCACCTGAGCAGGATCGAGATCGCGGAGGCGCCGACCGAGCGGCTGCTGAGCAAGGCGGTGGACAAGGTCCCGCCGGAGGGGATCGGCATCGTCGACATGCCGCCGTCCCACGAGCGGATGCTGAACAAGGCACTGGAACGGGCCCGGATCGTGATCCTGCCGACGCGGGTCGGCGGGGTCGAGACGCCCCGGGTGAAGGCGGTGCTCGAGCTGGTGCCCGATCACGTCCCGGTGGGCCTGGTGATCTGCTCGGCGCGGACCTACACGCGGTCGTACCAGGAAGCCATGCAGCAGTACGCCGCGGAGAACATCCCGGTCTGGGGCACGATCCCCGAGCGGGTGTCGATCACCGCCGGCCCCACCGGCCCGCTCGCCGCCGACGGCCTCGAGTCCTACAAGAAGGTCTGGCGCAAGATCCTCGCCGCCGCCCGCAGCTGA